aatatgACTGTAAAATTGTTAATAGCAACGTCTTATAAAGAAAAACAGATAACTCAATAAATCAAAAGATACgtcataaaaggaaaatgattgaGCAACTTGAGAGCATCTCTTTCCATGTTCATTATCAGTATAATCATCATCgtcgagaaaaaaaaaaaaaaaaaaaaaaaaaaaaaaaaaaaaaaaaaactctaaccTAGACGTAGGGTTCTCTCCCCCTGTCCGCGAGTTAGCAGACACTATCCGAAGCAGTTGGACTTCAGCTATTCCATAAAAAAAACTACAGATGACTGCATCCACAACACAACATAACGATGAAACTCATCCCAGATTTCCATAGATTCCCATCAGGTCAGACTTCCACATTTTACAAAGACCCcaaaaaagcttgaagaaataaaaaattgaaacgtCATATGAAAAATGCCAAAGGGGAAGGAATACCCAGTGTCTGAACTGTAGAATATACGAAGAGGGCTCCTCCCCCGGCTACAATCCACCCCAAGAGATAAGGTAATAATAGATCAAACTAAACTGGTTTCTCATAATCTCTTCGACCCAAAGGTCGGGATTGGTCCTTAACCTTCCTGCCTTGCATATATTTACTTCTTTCTTAATAATGTATAAATAACAAATCCAGCTACATCCTTCAATCCAACGCCCAATACACTCACAGCAAACCTCCCTCACGGTCCAAGACAACATCAAAGACGCAAAGGTCGAACGCCAGACAACGATCCGTAAGACATTGGccgaaaataaagaaaaatagaaaagaagcaaaaatgaAGCGATCCCAACAGGCAAATCGAACACTAGATCGAATGCGGATAGGTAAAGTAAAACGCAAGAACACTACAAATATTGAATCAAGAGAAGTAAGAGAAGAGTAATTGGCGTGACTCACCTCCATTGGACAGCGAGAGATTCGTAATCCCAGTAATCTCTAGGGCGGTGAACATTGACGTCGGCGTAAACTCGGGACCTGGACATGACTGGAGAGGAAGAGAGGGAAGTTGATCGGGAAGCAACCGGAGAGAGAGGAACGGTGCGGTGGCGCGGATCAATAAATCTGAGGGAGAGTTGGTACAACCAGCCGCCCCCTCCCCAAAGTAATCAATAAGCAAGAAATGAAACCACTGAACAAACCCAAGACTTTCATTCTTCCTTTTTGTCCCTTTTCTCccctaattatttaattaatcttcCTCTCAAACTAAACACACCCTTTTTATTATTGGgttttctgttttgttttctctttcTCCAACTTCtattaagtttctaaattataaatatatactcTATTTCTACTTTTCCAATTCACAActttattacaaaataaataaataaaaattaggcCTCATTTTAATCgccattaaaattaaatacttgaaatttaGAGATCATCATCTAAATTCAATCTATGAGAAGTATAAGGTTCTATTACAGTCACATAAGTAAACTATCCATAATTCTATTTTATAAACGACTAGCATTCTTTCAATAACCGCAATAGAATAAGTaagattattatttttgtacttctgtctttttttttttccaatgtataaaattatattaGTCACACGGCTTACATTTTGTATGGTATatggtctgtctcttatacacatctagatgtgtataagagacagggatatATTAATCCACTACAATTATTGAACTTTTTATTTCATATGGTCTtaaatttgtttactttttctttAATCCCTAAAAAATTTATTGGGCCCATATTTAGCCCAATAAATTAATTCGGGCCAGGCCTTTTTATAGGTTATGGCTTGTGAGCTGAGCTTTATACCTGCATCCATTTCCGACGTAGGCGTGAATATCACGTTGATGGCCGACGTCGAGTTCGTTATCGCCCACTGAAGTTTGAACTGAAGCTTCCGAATTCACTGAGGGAGAAAACAGAATCGCGAAAAAACTTGTCTAATTCAATGAATAGCTTGCGTCGACGTTGCAGCTGGCTTCTGCTGCCGATCGTTGCCAATAGAAATATAAGCACCAAAGCTTCTGTATCTGCTAATAAGATTCAATGGAGGGCGTATTTCAGCTTCGGTTCATCTCCAATGAGATTCACAATCAGAGAAAGCAAAATTTCTTGCCCATCTACTCGGCATCGATTCTCTTCCTCGCCTTCATCGAAATCAGGGATTGGATTTGTTGGATGGTACATGAGGAAACTCGACACTCGCCCGTTTATCACTAAAAGTATCACTTCTTCGTTGATTTATGCGGCTGCTGACCTCACCTCTCAGGTAGAAGATGGAATTTGTGTTTCTTTGCGATTCAATTCTGCTCTCTTTCATAATTTGGAGTGGTTTGGGAATAAAATGCACAGAGTTGTGTTCTGCTCCATTTGAGGTTCCATATATCTAGTTGTATAGAAGTATCTTAAAGCATTTCAATGTAAAAGCCAAATGCGTTACTATCCTCGTGCTTTCAGAATCTTGAGTGATTGCATGTATTAATGTATATAAGATTTTGGAGAAGCTCCAGTTGCATTCAAACCTCAAATTTGGTACATTAACATAATTTAGTTAGACAAATAGACTTCAAATACTTTCTGCCTTGATTTATGTAATACATACTGTAGATTTTACAAGGATGGGCAGATGTCAATCATGTCCTCACCTGCGCAGCCGATTCATTTTTGCGATGATTTGTGTTGATTGTTGAAAATGTTGGATACGCTATATCTTATTTGTTGCTTTGTGGTTTTCCAGCACGTGTAAATCATGGGCAAATAAAAGTTTCTTTTAGAAAATGTTAGAATGTTAAGTTTCCTCTCTAAAAGTATGGCATAAGAACGTCTTCTTTTTTTGGGCTGTATTTATGCTTAGCCTCTTGTTCTTTGTATTTCATGGCCATTGATGAATTTGGTTCACTTGTTCAATTTTTCATCAGTTTTTCAATACACCCGTCATTGTGATAACAATACCCTTTGCAATTTACATTTCTTGTACCCTCTTCTTCTGGTTAATTTTGTATTCTAATTGTttgatttccataaaatttTGTCAGATGATTACATTGCCATCTCCTGGCTCTTTTGACTTAATAAGGACAACACGGATGGCTGCTTATGGATTGTTGATATTGGGGCCATCCCAACATTTGtggtttaattttatgtctaggATCTCACCATCGCGAGATTTGTTGTCAACTTTCAAGAAGATTTTTCTGGGCCAGGCTGTGTTTGGACCTACTATTACCTCTATTTTCTTCTCCTATAATGCTTCTTTGCAAGGTAACTAGAAAGGGAAGTTGTAGAACTATGATAATTTTTCAATGTCTTGCCGTAGTTGGCAGGATTTGTCCATCACCACCCTGGCTTCTTCAACTTCATCCTTAGATGGTTTGAACTTTGATGGAGTGTTCTATTTGATATTTGGGTCCCCTTTCTCGCACATTTATGAAATGTGGCTTAAGATAGCCCTTTAAGtaagttttaaatataattcagGGCCTCGGTCTTTTCTGCTAAAATTAGAGTGCTTCTTATTGCTATCAGTTGGTAGTGCTTTAGCCCCCCTGGCTTGCTCAGCTTAGATATTTGTTACACTGCTAAAATTAGACTGCCACATGGCTTCATCAagctcataatttttttttagaatgaaaTTCTATAATTTTATTGGGCACCCCCTGGAGAATTAGGCGTAAGTGGTTGTTTATATTTGGTTCCATTTTCCTAGAAGTCAGTTACGGTGCCAATTTTCAGTTTTTCTTGGATCAATCGGTCTCTTTGACATTAGATTGAACCAATAGGTCCAAAGCCAAGCAGACATATTGgttgaagaaaatttgaaaactggTACAACAACCAACTCATGGAAACTGGAACCGATCAAAACCAATCGAAATGAACTGACCGACTAACTTCTAGTCTGGAATATTGTGAAATCAAGCTGACCAACATGTCTTGCATGGACGTCTGAAACTGAATATGTTTGATCTCCTTTTTAGTTTATCCTTTCCAACTTCAGCTTTGTCCACTCATGGAAACAATAACAAAATGTGGACCATGTAGATTCTTTAATTATCTGCTAATTTTGGGTCGTTTGTGCTGAAATCCGTAATCTCCCTATTGCAATCATCATTTAGTCCTACTGGCTTTTACAGACTTAGAGAACCTTCCTTAACCACTATTCTCTCAAAGTATGTTCAGTAGTTGATTTATGAATTTTTGTCTAATAATCCATGTGGTTCTCATAATCTGTGGATGATATTATTTATAGTTataacattatattataataccACTTGTATTACATTGGCTGTGATATAGAACTCTGAATGCGTTATGTCCAAATTCAGGTGAAAGTGGCAGTGAGATTGCTGCTAGATTAAATCGCGATTTACTTCCAACATTGTTAAATGGACTCTTGTTTTGGCCAGTGTGCGATTTTCTCACGTACAAATTTGTCCCCGTTCATCTACAGGTATGTACTTAGTACTCACCACTCACTGCATGCAGAAATAATAAAGGAATCATATATGTGAGATGAGATGCTGCACTCTAATCTCTGTTTTGATCGCTTAACGTAGTTATCTGCTCCTTTTGCAATTATTCAGTTTTGGAACATTGACTTTGCAGCCATTGACAAACAGTTCGTTTGCATATATATGGACCATTTATCTGACATACATGGCAAGCTTGAAAGGAGTTGATATCAATTGAAGCAGTAGTAGATATGCAGACGCTGATCTTTTGTTTTCAGGAATCGATTCTTTTATTCCACTGTCTTGTTTGGCAAAAACCTATCTGAAGCAGTAGGCTTCTCTATAGTGCTTGGTAAGCCCAATCCATTACTTGGCTGGATTTTCCTTaaacatgaatatgattcagatGTTTCGTTTACAAATATCTGTAATAGCAAAAGATGTTTAAATGATTCAATCTGATTTTGTTGCTGAAAATGTGACAGATCTTTTCGCACCAGCAATTACTCATTGCCTTTGATGTGCATGGTTACTTTAAATGTAACAGCTCCTTTTATGTTACTTGTGAATGGCTCTTATAATTCAGATTTCAACACTTTAATTGTGGTATGCTGCTGCCATACAAAAGAGAGGCCCTTCAATTCAAGGACTTTTCCCAACTCGCGTGACGGCCTGCAGTGCATTTGCTGTTTGTTTGGTTATGTAATTTTAATGGCGATGTGTCAGACTCATACAGTACTAGCAATGAATTTATATGTTCTTGGTACGTGATATTTATTCCTCATACTTTTTGAGCACTCTctcttttaacttaaaaaagTTTCAAGAATTTGAGGGATCGTTGTAAAATCTTTTAAGTCATATTTCTTGCAAATGAGTATGGAATCCAAATTTCAGTAGAATATAAAtgtcttcttttattttttaatttcatttaaagaGGTCGTGGATTTAAATTTCTGGTTAAAAGACTTGAAAATACCACCTAGTGCAAGTATGAGCCATGTTCGATCAAATTGTGTTTAAAGATTCGATTCTTTCACCATGAATATTATCTAACATCAAGAGTTAAAGGTAGATAAAAATATGAATGTATAATCATATAAGTTAATGTACTCGCATTTTCTAAATAGATTTATATTATCATTTCAATTTGTTGTCCAAATACTAAGTAGTTGACAATATAATTGCTAAAGTGGGTATAGATTAGTAGTAATTGATATACATTGTTTTTTTTGGTAAATTGTAAAAACCATCTAGTAGTTGTAGTAACActatcaaattttcaattgaaaaaattatacctaattttttataagttttaaaattgaacttttaaatttagggtAATTGTAGAAAGTGGACCCATAGTTGATAAAATTTGAACACTTGGGCTTACACAAATATTACAATTTATGAATTAGTGTTCCGTTTGGGATTGCTACCTACCTTATTtagtaaaataaaactaatagaTACTCACTTTTAGATTTAGCTTTCCTAAAAATTTACTAACttcttaactatttaattaaatatattataatattatccttttatattaatgtattttgttatatattttttaaaatttaattaatttattttttataagaattattttttcatcttgcccaaaaagaaattttttaaaacttttatcaaattatttagatgaaataaaattggttggaatttaaatcataaacattttaaaataaattataaattatcatcaaaatggaaataattgaaataataactctagtttgattcatataactaaatcCTTGCtgattttttctaatttaaattgaaatttaccaCACTATTTTACTTACTTTCTTCTAAAAGTCCCGCTagcaattatttttaaatctatAACAATCCCAAAGGAATAACTATTTTAATACAGCAAGTATAAATAAGTTTGAAGGTCCAATTTgacctaattttaatttatataattttgagaattcaatttttaaaattgatagtTTAATGATATAATTGCAACTACTATTATAATTTTGAggcaagtattttttttaaaaaaaaaaaattataatgatGTATTCTGACTTTTATACATTTATTATGTTTtactcaaaaaataataatatttaatacatGGGTGAATAATCCATAAAAATAAGTACACTACATTTTGCCctaaaaatgaaggaaaatttcTTGGATGCCATTTTTCCACAACGTCTCTTGATCGATGAATGGGGGATCCACGTCAGCCCACAGTTTGCAACGTTCACTAGACTTGTCTCTTTTGCATAACCCATTTCCACGCGCATTTGAAAACTCATATCTGGGACCCAAAAATTCGGACACGTTGCATCCAACCCACGCGAGTAGCAATTTTGTTATACAGTCGCGAGTAGTCATTAAACCAACCTTCCCCATcctgtttcaaaattttatgttttttataacaataatataaaagaaaacagTGACGTCAATGACCGTTGTGAATTTCTTCCACAACCTCACTTCTCTTCTTTGTATTTCTCCGGCCAAACTCTAACGGTCATTTTTCAGAATACTCATTTTGGCTGTTCTAGGGCAAACATCCCACTCCTCCGTTCAGATTCATCTGGAATTGGTTGAGATTACTTTCTACTTGCTGGGAAAAGTTGTTGGTTTTTGGTtcggattcatgttgagacgaTCTGTAGTGAAAAACTAAGGTTTCAAGACCGGAGTTCGTTGTTTTGAACGGAAATAATGGTTGCTGCTGTTTCGACGACGTTGAATCCTAAAACCGTGGCTCAGTCTCAGAGAGTGCCTCACTCTCAAAACCCTATGAGGCCGCCTCTTTTACCTTCTGATCCCGACAATGGTGCCGCCGCTCGACGGCCCAAATCCAGGGAAGTCACTTCTCGGTACTTGTCATCTTCCACTTCCACTTCTTCTGCATCGGTTTTGAGACGATGTCCCTCCCCTTCGGTTTCCGGAACGTCTACTTCGGCGACTGTTCTGACTCCGATGCCGTCGTTCAGGCGGTCGGAATCCGTGGAGAGGACGCACAGAGGGACTCCACAGCCTAATTCGTTGGATTTCGGATTTGGTCATGGTAATG
This genomic window from Benincasa hispida cultivar B227 chromosome 4, ASM972705v1, whole genome shotgun sequence contains:
- the LOC120075614 gene encoding protein SYM1-like, which encodes MNSLRRRCSWLLLPIVANRNISTKASVSANKIQWRAYFSFGSSPMRFTIRESKISCPSTRHRFSSSPSSKSGIGFVGWYMRKLDTRPFITKSITSSLIYAAADLTSQMITLPSPGSFDLIRTTRMAAYGLLILGPSQHLWFNFMSRISPSRDLLSTFKKIFLGQAVFGPTITSIFFSYNASLQGESGSEIAARLNRDLLPTLLNGLLFWPVCDFLTYKFVPVHLQPLTNSSFAYIWTIYLTYMASLKGVDIN